In the genome of Triticum urartu cultivar G1812 chromosome 5, Tu2.1, whole genome shotgun sequence, one region contains:
- the LOC125506200 gene encoding alpha-2-purothionin-like, translated as MEGKGGLRAVILLLGAVLVIGSMVPLAQADPTAAATGAADAKFCCKDKIGSHCYAACTTQYGPIPFCAEMCCCVQLTSGRCPRQCPTPADPRLFLADSSASDLLTSNAVEVESCTLRCSSIVCHSMRNVVDGGSEGTKAVVERCGDACGRFCAGAGGVASLDT; from the exons ATGGAAGGCAAGGGTGGTCTCCGGGCTGTGATCCTCCTCCTGGGCGCGGTCCTCGTCATAGGGAGCATGGTGCCGCTGGCCCAGGCAGATCCGACGGCCGCCGCCACCGGAGCTGCGGACGCCAAGTTCTGCTGCAAGGACAAGATAGGGAGCCACTGCTACGCCGCCTGCACCACGCAGTACGGCCCCATCCCGTTCTGCGCGGAGATGTGCTGCTGTGTGCAGCTTACGAGCGGCAGATGCCCGAGGCAATGCCCTACCCCGGCCGACCCCAGACTTTTTCTTGCGGATAGCTCCGCCTCCGACCTTCTCACCAGCAACG CCGTTGAGGTCGAGAGCTGCACGCTGAGGTGCTCGTCCATCGTCTGTCACAGCATGCGCAACG TTGTGGATGGCGGCAGCGAGGGGACGAAAGCCGTCGTGGAGCGCTGCGGCGATGCATGCGGCCGCTTCTGCGCCGGGGCCGGCGGCGTTGCATCCCTTGATACTTAA